One part of the Malus sylvestris chromosome 2, drMalSylv7.2, whole genome shotgun sequence genome encodes these proteins:
- the LOC126606750 gene encoding probable glucan endo-1,3-beta-glucosidase BG4, giving the protein MGYQKAMAILQWIALILSFLAAIQGVVDGYSVDIGVNYGLLGDDLPKPREVVNLFKAYGIGKVRLFNPDPDVLWALRGQDIDVMVGVPNENLNALAENQGAVNNWFDNNIEPYLNDVNIYFITVGNEVIPGPLGNSVWQVMQYLQNILDERSYRGIKISTVLPGTALKTSFPPSKGEFNGESSGVMTSICGFLLFRGSPLLINVYPYFAYASNPTKIPLQYALFNSSTPVQDGNLSYYNLFDATVDAFISAMERVGGAGVEVAVTESGWPSAGNGIFTSPELAGTYNRNFMKHVTSLKGTPKRPGHYIEGFIFALFNENQKPAGVEQNFGLFYPTMKPVYTVF; this is encoded by the coding sequence ATGGGTTATCAGAAGGCGATGGCAATTTTGCAATGGATTGCGCTCATTCTGTCGTTTCTAGCAGCGATTCAAGGTGTTGTGGATGGTTATTCGGTTGACATTGGTGTTAACTATGGATTGTTAGGGGATGACCTGCCTAAACCTAGAGAAGTGGTTAACCTCTTCAAAGCGTATGGTATTGGCAAGGTAAGGCTGTTCAATCCTGATCCAGATGTACTCTGGGCACTGAGGGGGCAAGACATCGATGTCATGGTAGGCGTTCCTAATGAAAACTTAAACGCTTTGGCAGAAAACCAAGGTGCTGTGAACAACTGGTTTGATAACAATATAGAGCCCTACCTAAATGACGTTAACATCTACTTCATCACCGTTGGCAACGAGGTTATTCCCGGTCCCTTAGGAAACTCCGTTTGGCAAGTAATGCAGTATCTACAAAACATCCTCGACGAAAGGAGCTACCGTGGTATTAAAATCTCCACTGTTTTACCAGGGACTGCCTTAAAAACTTCATTTCCACCTTCAAAGGGTGAATTCAACGGAGAGTCGAGCGGTGTCATGACTTCCATTTGTGGGTTTTTACTTTTTCGAGGATCGCCACTTTTGATCAATGTGTATCCTTACTTTGCCTATGCATCAAACCCTACCAAAATTCCCTTGCAATATGCTCTATTTAATTCATCAACACCCGTACAAGACGGGAACTTGAGCTATTACAACCTGTTTGATGCCACCGTTGATGCTTTTATCTCAGCAATGGAGAGAGTCGGGGGAGCTGGTGTCGAGGTGGCGGTAACGGAGAGTGGCTGGCCTTCTGCCGGGAACGGAATTTTCACTAGTCCGGAGCTTGCTGGTACATATAACCGGAATTTCATGAAACACGTAACCTCCCTGAAAGGGACACCTAAACGACCTGGTCATTACATCGAAGGCTTTATCTTTGCCCTGTTCAACGAGAATCAGAAACCCGCTGGTGTGGAGCAAAACTTCGGACTGTTTTATCCTACCATGAAACCTGTTTACACTGTATTTTAA